A window of the Acetobacteraceae bacterium genome harbors these coding sequences:
- a CDS encoding adenylosuccinate lyase codes for MIPRYTRPEMSKIWSDESRFAIWFEIEALVCEAMAERKRIPMEAALAVRQKGQEAIQKFSNEDLQEIAEIERETRHDVIAFLTWLGRRVGENSRFVHLGLTSSDILDTTLSVQLTRATDLLLKDIEALLEALRLRAEEHKYTKTIGRSHGIHAEPTTFGLKLAGYYAEFKRNRDRLIQARKEISVCAISGAVGTYAHIGTEIEKLVAKRLSLQPETVSTQIIPRDRHAAFFCTLGVIASSIERLAVEVRHLQRSEVSEAEEFFHKGQKGSSAMPHKRNPVLSENLTGLARLVRSTVTPALEDVVLWHERDISHSSVERNICPDATQALDFALVRVASVIKKLQIYPEKMFVNLESQGGLYHSGQALLALAESGLSREDAYKIVQEAAMETWNGLGGQKSSLDQLSNRFETRLKKHPQLQSDRFQKALENVFSSEAHYKAVDEIFNRLF; via the coding sequence ATGATTCCACGTTACACCCGCCCAGAAATGTCAAAAATTTGGTCAGACGAAAGCCGTTTTGCAATTTGGTTTGAAATCGAAGCACTTGTTTGTGAGGCAATGGCTGAGCGTAAACGGATTCCAATGGAAGCAGCGCTTGCTGTGCGTCAAAAAGGGCAAGAGGCAATCCAAAAATTTAGCAATGAGGATCTGCAAGAAATTGCCGAAATTGAACGGGAAACGCGGCATGATGTTATTGCATTTTTGACATGGCTAGGCCGACGGGTTGGTGAAAATAGCCGTTTTGTTCATTTGGGCTTAACTTCTTCTGATATTTTAGATACGACTCTTTCGGTTCAATTAACAAGAGCTACGGATTTGCTTTTGAAGGATATTGAGGCGCTGTTAGAAGCACTGCGCCTAAGAGCCGAAGAACATAAATATACAAAGACAATTGGGCGCAGCCATGGAATTCATGCAGAGCCAACGACATTTGGCCTCAAATTGGCAGGATATTATGCGGAATTTAAGCGCAATCGTGACCGCTTGATACAAGCGCGTAAGGAAATCTCTGTTTGTGCCATCTCTGGAGCTGTTGGGACATACGCCCATATCGGAACAGAGATTGAAAAACTGGTAGCAAAACGTCTTTCTCTACAGCCTGAGACGGTCTCAACGCAGATCATTCCAAGAGATCGCCATGCGGCATTTTTTTGCACGTTAGGCGTTATCGCTTCTTCAATTGAGCGTTTGGCGGTGGAAGTTCGCCACTTGCAACGCTCTGAGGTTTCGGAAGCAGAAGAGTTTTTTCATAAAGGACAAAAGGGAAGCTCTGCAATGCCGCATAAACGTAACCCTGTCTTGTCAGAAAATTTAACAGGATTGGCACGTTTGGTACGCTCAACGGTGACGCCTGCTCTTGAAGATGTTGTCCTGTGGCATGAAAGGGATATTAGTCATTCCTCTGTTGAGAGAAATATTTGTCCCGATGCGACACAAGCGCTAGATTTTGCCTTGGTTCGCGTGGCGTCTGTAATTAAAAAGTTACAAATTTATCCTGAAAAAATGTTTGTAAATTTAGAGAGTCAAGGCGGGCTTTATCATTCTGGGCAGGCGCTTTTAGCCTTAGCAGAAAGTGGTCTTTCTCGTGAAGATGCTTATAAAATTGTACAAGAGGCTGCAATGGAAACGTGGAATGGCTTAGGAGGACAAAAGTCCTCTTTGGATCAATTATCCAATCGTTTTGAAACACGCTTAAAAAAACATCCTCAATTACAGTCTGACAGATTTCAGAAAGCCTTAGAAAACGTTTTTTCCTCAGAGGCGCATTACAAAGCCGTAGATGAAATTTTTAATCGTCTTTTTTAG
- the pdhA gene encoding pyruvate dehydrogenase (acetyl-transferring) E1 component subunit alpha, translated as MIKNSPVKGKDSQHKFALSLEEKKEAYRKMLLVRRFEEKTAHLYGMGEIHGFCHLYSGQEAIAVGISLAMKEGDRSVTSYRDHGQMLVAGMDPGRIMAELTGRADGYSHGKGGSMHMFSRKEEFYGGHGIVGAQISIGTGLAFASMYRQDNTVAVAYMGEGASNQGQVYECFNLAALLKLPIVFVIENNRYGMGTSQSRSCASKDLSQNGRPWGIPGKKADGMKVETVFEAASEAIEHCRSGQGPFLLEMDTYRYRGHSMSDPARYRSRSEVDEVRKTRDPLEALKQSLFDEGVSESFFKELEAQIRGEVAKAADFAEKSPQPDPSELWTDVIAEEGETV; from the coding sequence ATGATTAAAAACTCGCCAGTTAAGGGGAAGGATTCTCAGCATAAATTTGCCTTAAGCTTAGAAGAGAAAAAAGAAGCTTATCGGAAAATGCTTTTAGTCCGCCGTTTTGAGGAAAAAACAGCGCATCTTTACGGGATGGGAGAGATTCATGGTTTTTGCCATTTATATAGTGGACAGGAAGCCATAGCCGTAGGCATTAGCTTGGCGATGAAAGAAGGTGATCGTTCCGTTACTTCTTATCGTGATCATGGTCAAATGCTGGTAGCTGGCATGGATCCAGGTCGGATTATGGCCGAGTTGACTGGTCGTGCAGATGGATATTCTCATGGTAAGGGAGGTTCTATGCACATGTTCTCCCGTAAAGAAGAATTTTATGGAGGTCATGGAATCGTTGGGGCTCAGATCTCAATTGGGACAGGTCTAGCCTTTGCAAGTATGTATCGTCAGGATAATACAGTCGCTGTGGCTTATATGGGAGAAGGGGCCTCTAACCAAGGTCAGGTATATGAATGTTTTAACCTTGCAGCACTTTTAAAGCTCCCGATCGTTTTCGTGATTGAAAATAACCGTTATGGGATGGGAACAAGCCAATCTCGCTCATGCGCTTCTAAAGATCTTTCTCAAAATGGCCGCCCATGGGGGATTCCAGGAAAGAAAGCTGACGGTATGAAAGTGGAGACCGTCTTTGAAGCTGCTTCTGAAGCTATTGAGCATTGCCGATCTGGGCAAGGCCCATTCCTGTTAGAAATGGATACATATCGTTATCGTGGGCATTCGATGTCAGATCCGGCTCGGTATCGTTCCAGATCAGAAGTGGATGAAGTTAGGAAAACCCGTGATCCATTAGAAGCATTGAAACAGTCACTTTTTGATGAAGGTGTTTCTGAAAGCTTCTTTAAAGAGCTAGAAGCGCAAATTCGAGGAGAAGTTGCGAAAGCGGCTGATTTTGCAGAAAAAAGCCCTCAGCCAGATCCTTCTGAACTTTGGACAGATGTGATTGCAGAAGAAGGAGAAACAGTCTGA
- a CDS encoding type II toxin-antitoxin system RatA family toxin, giving the protein MATVKESKVIPYSVEEFFALIADVAAYPDFLPWCLESTVKPIKENEFLGKMTVGSGFLKESYESHVYLFPNESVLSISQDGPFKNLRSEWKLKPLPEGGCFVECQVDFEFRSIILGKMAGGLFAENSRKMIDAFLNRAEEKYGKR; this is encoded by the coding sequence ATGGCAACGGTAAAAGAAAGTAAGGTTATCCCATATAGTGTTGAGGAGTTTTTTGCACTTATTGCAGATGTTGCGGCTTATCCAGATTTTTTGCCTTGGTGTCTTGAATCAACTGTAAAACCTATTAAAGAAAATGAATTTCTTGGAAAAATGACGGTGGGGAGTGGCTTTTTAAAGGAATCTTATGAAAGTCATGTTTATCTCTTTCCAAATGAAAGTGTTCTTTCGATATCTCAAGATGGCCCATTTAAAAATTTGAGAAGTGAATGGAAACTAAAGCCTCTTCCTGAGGGAGGGTGTTTTGTTGAGTGTCAGGTAGATTTTGAATTTCGTTCTATTATTCTAGGAAAAATGGCTGGTGGTTTGTTTGCTGAAAATAGCCGTAAGATGATAGATGCTTTTTTAAACAGAGCTGAAGAAAAATACGGTAAGAGATAA
- a CDS encoding pyruvate dehydrogenase complex dihydrolipoamide acetyltransferase translates to MAHEILLPALSPTMTVGNLTRWLKKEGDRIEIGDIVAEIETDKAVMEVEALEEGILGKILVAEGTEEVAIKTPIAIVIEEGEEIPEASSLAVAKAPAVEKLEEKKFSSVSKEQAVSQQVEVKDRIFASPLARRIAKEKDVALSDLSGTGPNGRIVRRDVETHLKSAQAPKHSPKAQIQTAPSFASLEDDMVPHSLMRKVIARRLVASKQDAPHFYVFADIELDKLMALRKELNLMGEEEGFKISVNDMIIKAAALALKKEPGMNVVFEENHMRRLGNVDISVVVSVTDGLITPIIRQADKKSLRQISAEVKDLVARARVSKLSFEEYQGGGFSISNLGMFGVKQFTSIINPPQAGILAVGAGQKCPVVKEDGQLGVATVMSVSVAVDHRAVDGAVAAQWLNVFKKFLENPHSLVL, encoded by the coding sequence ATGGCACATGAAATTCTTTTGCCAGCGCTTTCACCAACGATGACAGTAGGTAATTTGACGCGCTGGTTGAAAAAAGAGGGGGACCGTATTGAGATCGGCGATATTGTTGCCGAGATTGAAACCGATAAAGCGGTCATGGAGGTTGAAGCCCTCGAAGAAGGGATTCTTGGTAAAATTCTTGTTGCCGAAGGAACAGAAGAGGTCGCGATTAAAACACCGATTGCGATCGTCATCGAAGAAGGTGAAGAAATTCCAGAAGCATCTTCTCTTGCAGTGGCAAAAGCGCCAGCAGTTGAAAAGTTAGAAGAAAAAAAATTTTCTTCTGTTTCAAAAGAACAGGCTGTTTCGCAACAGGTTGAAGTAAAAGACCGTATTTTTGCATCGCCCTTAGCAAGACGTATTGCGAAGGAAAAGGACGTTGCGCTTTCTGATTTAAGCGGGACAGGGCCAAATGGCCGTATCGTGCGCCGTGATGTTGAGACGCATTTGAAATCTGCACAAGCACCAAAACATTCCCCTAAAGCACAGATACAGACAGCGCCTTCTTTTGCTTCTTTGGAAGACGATATGGTGCCACATTCCTTAATGCGAAAGGTTATCGCACGTCGTTTGGTCGCTTCGAAACAGGATGCGCCTCATTTCTATGTTTTTGCAGATATTGAGCTTGATAAGCTCATGGCGCTTAGAAAAGAACTCAACCTTATGGGAGAGGAAGAGGGCTTTAAAATTTCTGTTAATGATATGATTATTAAAGCGGCAGCCCTCGCTTTGAAAAAAGAGCCTGGTATGAATGTGGTTTTCGAAGAAAATCATATGCGGCGTTTAGGTAATGTTGATATTTCTGTCGTTGTCTCCGTAACAGATGGTTTAATTACACCGATTATTCGTCAGGCAGATAAGAAATCTCTTCGTCAAATTAGCGCAGAAGTCAAAGATCTTGTTGCTCGCGCTCGTGTCAGCAAGCTTTCTTTTGAAGAATATCAAGGCGGCGGCTTTTCTATTTCAAATCTTGGTATGTTCGGCGTGAAGCAGTTTACATCCATTATCAACCCACCACAGGCAGGTATTTTAGCAGTAGGTGCAGGCCAGAAATGTCCTGTTGTAAAAGAGGATGGACAGCTAGGTGTTGCTACGGTGATGTCTGTCAGTGTTGCCGTTGATCATAGGGCTGTTGATGGCGCTGTCGCGGCACAATGGCTGAATGTCTTTAAAAAATTCTTAGAGAATCCGCATTCTTTGGTTCTTTAA
- the lipA gene encoding lipoyl synthase — MTRRIIVRHDGKQEKVRHPEKMRNPLQPSPKKPDWLRVRAPVGAGYERLVKDMRKRTLSTVCEEAACPNIGECWNSGQATFMIMGEICTRACAFCNVITGKPLPLNEKEPEEVAKMTAEMKLSHVVITSVDRDDLPDGGARHFAEVIEAVRKISPQTTIEVLTPDFLRKEGALESLMEASPDVFNHNIECVPRLYPSIRPGARYYHSLRVLQKAKELNPSVFTKSGIMVGLGENDEEISQILDDMRCADVDFLTMGQYLQPTLRHAPVKEFKTPEWFEKQALIAKRKGFLLASCSPLTRSSYHAGKDFAQLQKERQERILSRR; from the coding sequence ATGACACGGCGTATTATAGTGCGGCATGATGGCAAGCAAGAAAAAGTTCGTCATCCAGAAAAGATGCGTAATCCTTTACAACCCTCTCCTAAAAAGCCAGATTGGCTCAGGGTTCGTGCGCCGGTTGGCGCAGGATACGAGCGTCTCGTTAAAGATATGCGTAAGCGCACTCTCTCAACCGTTTGCGAAGAGGCGGCTTGTCCTAATATTGGTGAATGTTGGAATTCTGGGCAGGCAACGTTCATGATTATGGGGGAGATCTGCACAAGAGCTTGTGCTTTTTGCAATGTTATTACAGGCAAACCTCTGCCTTTAAATGAAAAAGAGCCAGAAGAAGTTGCCAAAATGACGGCTGAGATGAAGCTTAGCCATGTTGTTATTACTTCGGTTGATAGGGATGATCTGCCAGATGGTGGGGCAAGGCATTTTGCAGAGGTTATTGAGGCCGTTAGAAAAATTAGCCCTCAGACAACAATTGAAGTGCTGACGCCAGATTTTTTGCGAAAAGAAGGCGCTTTGGAGAGTCTCATGGAGGCTTCTCCAGATGTTTTTAACCATAATATTGAGTGCGTTCCGAGGTTATATCCTTCTATTCGGCCTGGAGCGCGATATTACCATTCTTTAAGGGTGCTTCAAAAAGCCAAGGAATTGAATCCTTCCGTTTTTACAAAATCTGGGATTATGGTCGGTTTGGGTGAAAATGATGAGGAAATTTCTCAAATTTTAGATGATATGCGTTGTGCTGATGTTGATTTTTTAACAATGGGGCAATATTTGCAGCCAACTTTACGCCATGCGCCTGTAAAAGAGTTTAAAACGCCAGAATGGTTTGAGAAACAGGCTTTAATCGCAAAAAGAAAGGGCTTTTTATTGGCAAGCTGCTCTCCTTTGACAAGATCCTCGTATCATGCTGGAAAAGATTTTGCACAGTTGCAAAAAGAACGTCAGGAGCGCATTTTAAGCCGAAGATAG
- a CDS encoding 3-deoxy-8-phosphooctulonate synthase, with translation MSISIGQLEIGESLPFSLIAGPCQIESRQHALEVAFALKEITSKLNIGLIYKSSFDKANRTSVFSKRGLGLIKGLDILSEIKEKTNLPVLTDVHLPEQCKEVASVVDVLQIPAFLCRQTDLLLEAGKTNKPVNVKKGQFMAPWQMGSVVEKIKSTGNNQTLLCERGTSFGYGNLVVDMRSLSIMKETGVPIVFDGTHSVQMPGAKGNESGGQREFIAPLSRAAMAVGLSALFLETHPDPDKAPSDGACMLPIKELFPLLKELQAIDCLVKKISL, from the coding sequence ATGAGTATTTCGATTGGTCAGCTAGAAATTGGGGAGTCTCTCCCCTTTTCTCTCATTGCTGGTCCTTGCCAAATTGAATCACGCCAACATGCTTTAGAAGTTGCTTTTGCGCTTAAGGAAATCACCTCTAAGCTTAATATTGGCTTGATTTATAAGAGCAGCTTTGACAAGGCTAATCGAACTTCCGTTTTTTCAAAACGTGGGCTTGGCTTAATCAAAGGTTTGGATATTCTTAGCGAAATAAAAGAAAAAACAAACTTGCCTGTTTTGACAGATGTTCATTTGCCAGAACAATGCAAGGAAGTCGCCAGCGTTGTTGACGTTCTTCAAATCCCTGCTTTTCTCTGCAGGCAAACAGATCTATTGCTCGAAGCAGGAAAAACAAACAAACCTGTCAATGTAAAAAAAGGCCAGTTTATGGCTCCTTGGCAGATGGGTTCTGTCGTTGAAAAAATCAAATCAACTGGGAATAACCAAACGCTTCTTTGTGAAAGAGGTACTAGCTTCGGCTATGGTAATCTGGTTGTTGACATGCGAAGTCTTTCCATCATGAAAGAAACGGGCGTCCCTATCGTTTTTGACGGCACACACTCTGTTCAAATGCCAGGCGCAAAAGGGAATGAAAGTGGCGGACAGAGAGAGTTTATAGCACCTCTGTCCCGTGCGGCTATGGCGGTGGGACTATCTGCTCTTTTTTTAGAAACCCACCCAGATCCAGATAAAGCGCCAAGTGATGGTGCCTGTATGCTTCCAATAAAAGAGCTTTTTCCTCTTCTTAAAGAGTTACAAGCAATTGATTGTCTTGTAAAAAAAATCTCTCTTTAG
- a CDS encoding TerC family protein yields MDHAQILHNLILVAEVLLLDLSLAGDNAIVIGMAVKALPEGQRRPAIYAGIGLGAILRICLALIAIELLTYPIVSFLGGIALIWICWGIGRDLIKKQDDSDEIPDSDNVLDAILKIVIADLSMSIDNVIGVSGAAEGHPIILTIGLAVSVLLMAVGAELIAKILDRYPWLGWGALLLIANIAIQLLWRSVPLLMNYFL; encoded by the coding sequence GTGGATCACGCTCAAATTTTACATAATTTAATCCTTGTCGCAGAGGTTCTGCTCTTAGATTTATCTTTGGCTGGAGACAATGCTATTGTTATTGGAATGGCTGTGAAGGCTCTTCCTGAAGGGCAAAGACGTCCTGCTATTTATGCGGGAATTGGTCTAGGCGCTATTCTGCGAATTTGCCTAGCCCTCATTGCGATTGAACTTCTAACCTATCCAATCGTTTCTTTTTTAGGAGGGATTGCCCTTATTTGGATTTGTTGGGGCATTGGACGCGATCTCATAAAGAAACAAGATGACAGCGATGAGATTCCTGATTCGGATAACGTTCTAGATGCTATTCTTAAAATCGTTATTGCCGATCTATCCATGAGTATTGATAATGTCATTGGTGTTTCAGGAGCTGCTGAAGGACACCCCATTATCTTAACCATTGGCCTAGCGGTTAGCGTTTTGCTGATGGCTGTTGGCGCTGAATTAATCGCGAAAATTTTAGATCGCTATCCATGGCTTGGCTGGGGCGCACTCTTATTGATTGCAAATATAGCAATCCAGCTTCTCTGGCGGTCTGTTCCTCTGTTAATGAACTACTTCTTATGA
- the tpiA gene encoding triose-phosphate isomerase, with amino-acid sequence MPASVHTALPPHYIIGNWKMNGTRHEAEKVTKKIIHEIKEIYTENLSPIICPPFTLLDRIGAFLAKQEDGKYHFPLGAQNCSYPTTEPRTGSVSAEMLADLGVSFVILGHSERRKHNRETCAEILKKALAVQAVGLKPIICIGENAQTRDQGETISFLRKQIEDSVPDHFSGFLSYEPIWAIGQANSAPVSAIEEAAKNIKNILIKKNPEAAPVVFYGGSVNAKNVSNILALREINGVLLGRASLDAESFLEVYRKAVTAVALKQEDLT; translated from the coding sequence ATGCCCGCCTCTGTTCATACCGCATTACCGCCGCATTACATAATCGGAAACTGGAAAATGAATGGCACACGCCATGAAGCAGAAAAAGTTACAAAAAAAATAATCCACGAAATCAAAGAAATTTATACAGAGAATCTCTCCCCAATTATTTGTCCTCCCTTCACACTTCTTGATAGAATCGGTGCGTTTCTTGCCAAGCAAGAAGACGGGAAATATCATTTTCCTTTAGGGGCTCAAAACTGCTCTTATCCAACAACAGAACCACGGACAGGATCTGTTTCTGCTGAAATGCTTGCTGATTTAGGTGTTTCTTTTGTGATTCTAGGCCATTCAGAACGTCGTAAACATAACAGAGAAACCTGTGCAGAAATTCTCAAAAAAGCGCTTGCTGTACAGGCTGTTGGTCTGAAACCTATCATTTGTATCGGTGAAAATGCGCAAACAAGAGATCAAGGCGAAACAATTTCTTTTCTAAGAAAGCAAATTGAAGATTCTGTGCCAGATCATTTTTCAGGTTTTCTTTCCTATGAGCCTATCTGGGCGATTGGACAGGCAAACTCTGCACCAGTCTCTGCTATTGAAGAAGCTGCTAAAAATATTAAAAATATTTTAATAAAAAAAAATCCGGAAGCAGCACCTGTTGTTTTTTACGGCGGCTCTGTTAATGCCAAGAATGTTTCAAATATTCTAGCACTCAGAGAAATCAATGGGGTCTTGCTTGGACGGGCCAGCTTGGATGCTGAATCTTTCTTAGAAGTCTATCGCAAAGCCGTTACTGCCGTAGCCTTAAAACAGGAAGATCTGACGTAA
- the lpdA gene encoding dihydrolipoyl dehydrogenase — MQDFFDILVIGGGPGGYVAALRAAQLGMKVGLVERAELGGVCLNWGCIPTKTLLRSGSLYRQLFALEEFGISVEKPDFDLAKIVARSRGVANRMENGIKGLLRKGKIEVFDGEAKLLGRKAELQHVSVIKNADKETIEIKASHVVLATGARARYLSGLEPDGKLIWGAREAMTPKSFPKQLLVAGAGAIGIEFASFYRDLGADVTIIEALDQILPNEDEEVVKVLQRELEKRGIKIQTGTRIESVEKHEDSLTVKALANGKPVALEADRLIMAIGVQGNIENIGLENTSVQTDRSFVQVDEFGCTNEPGIYAIGDLSGPPCLAHKASREAVITVEKIAGRMPQILEKTNIPGCIYSTPQVASIGLTEKAAKEAGYHLNVGRFPFLANGKAVAMGETEGMVKVIYDEATGELLGAHMIGAEVTEMIQGFCLMKTGELTEAEASSTVFPHPTMSEAMLEATLGSMGEALHI; from the coding sequence ATGCAAGATTTTTTTGATATTTTGGTTATTGGTGGTGGCCCTGGCGGGTATGTCGCTGCGTTGAGAGCAGCACAACTTGGCATGAAGGTTGGATTGGTCGAACGTGCAGAGTTAGGGGGAGTCTGTTTAAATTGGGGGTGTATTCCAACAAAAACACTTCTGCGTTCGGGAAGTCTTTACCGTCAATTATTTGCATTAGAAGAGTTTGGGATTTCTGTTGAAAAACCAGATTTTGATTTAGCTAAAATTGTCGCACGCTCCAGAGGTGTTGCTAACCGGATGGAAAACGGAATTAAAGGGCTTTTACGTAAAGGTAAAATTGAAGTTTTCGATGGAGAAGCAAAGCTTTTGGGTAGAAAAGCAGAGCTTCAACATGTGAGCGTCATTAAAAATGCAGATAAAGAAACAATAGAAATTAAGGCATCTCACGTTGTTTTAGCGACAGGTGCACGAGCGAGATATCTTTCAGGCCTAGAGCCAGATGGAAAGTTAATTTGGGGTGCACGCGAGGCAATGACACCAAAATCTTTCCCTAAACAACTTCTTGTTGCCGGTGCTGGGGCTATCGGGATTGAATTTGCTTCTTTCTATCGGGATCTCGGAGCCGATGTGACAATTATTGAGGCGCTTGATCAAATTCTTCCGAATGAAGATGAAGAGGTTGTTAAGGTTCTTCAACGTGAGCTTGAGAAACGTGGGATTAAAATTCAGACAGGGACGCGCATTGAATCTGTTGAAAAGCATGAAGACAGCTTAACAGTCAAAGCACTCGCAAATGGTAAGCCTGTGGCATTGGAGGCGGATCGTTTGATTATGGCGATTGGTGTTCAAGGCAATATCGAAAATATCGGCTTGGAGAACACTTCTGTTCAGACAGATCGTAGTTTTGTTCAAGTAGATGAATTTGGCTGCACAAATGAACCAGGAATCTATGCGATTGGTGATTTATCAGGGCCACCCTGTTTAGCGCATAAGGCAAGCCGTGAAGCTGTTATTACGGTGGAAAAAATTGCTGGACGTATGCCACAGATACTTGAAAAAACAAACATTCCAGGATGTATCTATTCAACGCCACAAGTTGCTTCTATTGGCTTAACTGAAAAGGCTGCGAAAGAGGCTGGATACCATCTTAACGTTGGACGTTTCCCATTCCTTGCAAACGGGAAAGCGGTTGCAATGGGAGAGACCGAAGGCATGGTGAAAGTCATTTATGATGAGGCTACCGGAGAGTTGCTTGGCGCACATATGATTGGTGCTGAAGTGACCGAAATGATTCAAGGTTTTTGCTTGATGAAAACAGGGGAGTTAACAGAAGCAGAAGCATCATCAACTGTTTTCCCTCATCCAACAATGTCCGAAGCAATGCTGGAAGCCACCCTTGGTTCAATGGGTGAAGCGCTCCATATTTAA
- the secG gene encoding preprotein translocase subunit SecG, whose product MTTILLIINLIVTVALIGFILLQRSEGGGLGIGGGGGGGLMTGRGAANLLTHTTTILATIFMVLCLALAMLNKGAVSHQKDILSAPPAPAEQSTTPSKSS is encoded by the coding sequence ATGACTACAATACTTCTTATCATAAACCTCATTGTTACAGTTGCCTTAATCGGTTTTATCCTCCTTCAGCGCAGTGAGGGTGGCGGTTTGGGAATCGGTGGTGGCGGTGGTGGCGGTTTAATGACTGGCCGAGGCGCTGCAAATCTTCTCACACATACCACGACAATTTTAGCAACTATTTTTATGGTTTTGTGCTTGGCGCTTGCAATGCTTAATAAAGGTGCGGTTAGCCATCAGAAAGACATTCTTTCTGCACCGCCTGCACCAGCAGAACAAAGCACAACTCCATCTAAATCTTCTTAA
- a CDS encoding CTP synthase — protein sequence MTRFIFITGGVVSSLGKGIAAAALGALLQSRGYKIRIRKLDPYLNVDPGTLSPYQHGEVFVTDDGAETDLDLGHYERFTGLNAKQSDNTTTGRIYSNVIAKERRGDYLGATVQVIPHITDAIKEVILHDTEDYDFILTEIGGTVGDIESQPFLEAIRQLRNEIGIKNTLCLHLTLLPYIPSAGELKTKPTQHSVRELQHVGLQPQILLCRCDRPIPDSERQKIANFCNVSPSAVIAARDVDTIYACPSAYHEQGLDNEVLKYFGLDTKAEPNLEKWDHFVSVLRDETKKVKIKIAGKYTSLLDSYKSLSEALLHAGVANHRKVEIVWINAESLTSPEECENELSDADGILVPGGFGERGTEGKIQAIRYAREKNIPLFGICLGMQLSVIECARSLAGIKDASSTEFDHENTPLIVELEQAYHGKENAPQNLGGTMRLGAYPAKLKKASRISKIYETEEISERHRHRWEVNGDYKEKLEKTGLVFSGMSPDGCLAEAVEYPDHPWFVAVQYHPELKSKPFAPHPLFVSFIKAASEHHTKHRADSK from the coding sequence ATGACACGTTTTATTTTCATCACTGGCGGCGTGGTTTCCTCGCTTGGAAAAGGGATTGCAGCAGCTGCTTTAGGAGCGTTGCTCCAAAGTCGTGGTTATAAAATCCGTATCCGTAAATTAGATCCCTATCTTAATGTGGATCCAGGTACGCTAAGCCCCTATCAGCATGGAGAAGTTTTTGTCACCGATGATGGTGCTGAAACAGACCTTGATCTAGGGCACTATGAGCGTTTCACAGGGCTCAATGCAAAACAAAGTGATAATACAACGACGGGACGCATTTACTCCAATGTCATCGCAAAAGAACGCCGTGGCGACTATCTAGGCGCGACTGTTCAAGTTATTCCACATATTACAGATGCAATTAAAGAAGTCATTTTACATGATACAGAAGATTACGACTTCATTCTTACGGAAATAGGTGGAACGGTTGGAGATATTGAGAGCCAGCCTTTCTTAGAGGCGATCCGCCAATTACGAAATGAAATTGGAATCAAAAATACACTTTGCCTGCACCTCACCCTACTTCCCTATATTCCAAGTGCAGGTGAATTAAAAACAAAGCCAACCCAACATTCTGTCAGAGAATTGCAACATGTCGGGCTTCAACCGCAAATCCTGCTTTGCCGTTGCGATAGACCTATTCCTGATAGCGAACGTCAAAAAATTGCCAATTTCTGCAACGTCTCACCCAGTGCTGTCATAGCTGCCAGAGATGTTGACACCATTTATGCTTGCCCTTCTGCTTATCATGAGCAAGGCCTAGACAATGAAGTTCTAAAATATTTTGGATTGGATACTAAAGCAGAGCCTAATCTTGAAAAATGGGATCACTTCGTTTCTGTCCTTCGTGATGAGACCAAGAAAGTTAAAATTAAAATTGCGGGGAAATATACCTCCCTTCTTGATAGCTATAAATCTCTTTCAGAAGCTTTGCTGCATGCCGGTGTAGCTAACCATCGGAAAGTTGAAATTGTCTGGATCAACGCAGAATCGCTAACAAGCCCCGAAGAATGCGAAAACGAACTTTCTGACGCTGATGGCATCCTTGTTCCTGGTGGCTTTGGCGAAAGAGGCACAGAAGGCAAAATTCAAGCTATTCGATATGCAAGAGAGAAGAACATTCCTCTCTTTGGCATTTGTCTGGGTATGCAATTAAGTGTCATCGAATGCGCTCGCTCACTCGCGGGCATTAAAGACGCTTCTTCTACAGAATTTGACCATGAAAACACGCCGCTCATTGTTGAACTTGAGCAAGCCTATCATGGCAAGGAAAATGCCCCTCAAAATCTTGGTGGAACAATGCGCCTTGGTGCTTATCCTGCAAAGCTAAAGAAAGCATCCCGCATTTCCAAGATTTATGAAACAGAAGAAATTTCTGAGCGTCATCGCCACCGCTGGGAAGTAAATGGCGATTATAAAGAAAAGCTTGAAAAAACAGGACTTGTCTTTAGTGGAATGTCTCCTGATGGATGTCTTGCCGAAGCCGTTGAATATCCTGACCATCCCTGGTTTGTCGCTGTTCAATATCATCCAGAGTTAAAATCCAAACCTTTCGCGCCCCATCCACTTTTTGTAAGCTTCATTAAGGCAGCATCAGAGCATCACACAAAGCACCGTGCTGATTCAAAATGA